A single window of Nicotiana sylvestris chromosome 3, ASM39365v2, whole genome shotgun sequence DNA harbors:
- the LOC104215411 gene encoding amino acid transporter AVT6C-like isoform X1, with product MDPSRTGTSADVPLLSQQNSPTRENNQWMIWRAVFNVSTTIIGAGIMSIPATLKVLGVIPAFMLIVLVAILVEITVNFMLRATYAGQSTTYAGLMKENFGKTGSLAVQICVMITTLGCLIMYLIIIGDVFSGKGEHLGILQEWFGIHWWNSRYLSILFTVLFVVLPLVLYRRVESLWFSSAVAIILAIVFVGICTVMAFIAIAKGQIVRPRMLPELNSTKSFFNLFTAIPVIVTAFAFHFNVHPIGIELGKPGAMTTAVKISLVICAAIYFSIGIFGYLLFGDSINADILVNFGMSSGSVAISPILNDVVRLSYALHLMLVFPLLNFSLRANIDELIFPKKEHLSTDTKRFMYLTLILLALSYLVAIAIPSIWYIYQFMGSTSNACLAFIFPGAIALRDVHGLSSRKDKIIAVVMIVLAAVTSIIAIAANIYDLIGNSS from the exons ATGGATCCGTCCAGGACAGGTACCAGCGCCGATGTCCCATTGCTTTCGCAACAAAACTCTCCAACAAGGGAGAACAACCAATGGATGATTTGGAGGGCAGTGTTCAACGTGTCGACAACTATTATTGGAGCAGGAATTATGTCAATCCCAGCAACTCTGAAGGTCTTAGGTGTTATTCCTGCATTTATGCTGATTGTTCTGGTTGCTATATTAGTAGAGATAACGGTAAATTTCATGTTGAGGGCCACGTATGCTGGCCAGTCGACGACGTACGCTGGATTGATGAAAGAGAATTTTGGAAAGACAGGTTCTTTGGCAGTACAAATTTGTGTAATGATCACTACTCTTGGTTGCTTGATCATGTACCTTATTATTATTG GAGATGTGTTCTCTGGAAAAGGAGAACATCTTGGTATTCTTCAAGAATGGTTTGGGATTCACTGGTGGAATTCTCGCTATCTATCGATCCTATTCACTGTCTTGTTTGTTGTGCTTCCTCTAGTCCTATACCGTCGTGTAG AATCATTATGGTTCAGTTCAGCAGTAGCGATTATCCTAGCGATTGTATTTGTCGGTATATGTACTGTCATGGCATTCATTGCAATCGCAAAAGGGCAAATAGTAAGGCCAAGAATGCTACCGGAGTTGAATAGTACTAAATCCTTCTTTAATCTTTTCACCGCCATCCCAGTAATTGTAACAGCTTTTGCATTTCACTTCAATG TTCATCCTATTGGAATTGAGCTAGGGAAACCTGGAGCTATGACCACTGCTGTCAAAATTTCACTAGTAATTTGTGCAGCCATATATTTTTCGATTGGCATTTTTGGATATCTTTTGTTTGGAGATTCAATAAATGCAGATATACTTGTAAATTTTGGAATGTCCTCTGGCAGTGTTGCAATCAGTCCTATTCTAAATGATGTGGTTCGCTTGAGCTATGCGCTTCACCTAATGCTGGTGTTTCCTCTCTTAAACTTCTCTCTGAGGGCCAATATCGACGAACTCATATTCCCTAAGAAAGAGCATTTGTCAACTGACACGAAACGATTCATGTACCTTACATTGATCTTGTTAGCCTTGTCATATTTAGTAGCCATTGCTATACCGTCAATATGGTACATTTACCAGTTTATGGGATCAACTTCAAATGCTTGCCTTGCCTTCATATTCCCAGGTGCAATTGCTCTAAG AGATGTTCATGGTTTATCTTCAAGGAAAGACAAGATAATCGCAGTGGTCATGATTGTTCTAGCTGCTGTGACGAGTATTATTGCTATTGCTGCAAACATCTACGATCTGATAGGAAATAGTTCATAA
- the LOC104215411 gene encoding amino acid transporter AVT6C-like isoform X2, with product MDPSRTGTSADVPLLSQQNSPTRENNQWMIWRAVFNVSTTIIGAGIMSIPATLKVLGVIPAFMLIVLVAILVEITVNFMLRATYAGQSTTYAGLMKENFGKTGSLAVQICVMITTLGCLIMYLIIIGDVFSGKGEHLGILQEWFGIHWWNSRYLSILFTVLFVVLPLVLYRRVESLWFSSAVAIILAIVFVGICTVMAFIAIAKGQIVRPRMLPELNSTKSFFNLFTAIPVIVTAFAFHFNVHPIGIELGKPGAMTTAVKISLVICAAIYFSIGIFGYLLFGDSINADILVNFGMSSGSVAISPILNDVVRLSYALHLMLVFPLLNFSLRANIDELIFPKKEHLSTDTKRFMYLTLILLALSYLVAIAIPSIWYIYQFMGSTSNACLAFIFPEMFMVYLQGKTR from the exons ATGGATCCGTCCAGGACAGGTACCAGCGCCGATGTCCCATTGCTTTCGCAACAAAACTCTCCAACAAGGGAGAACAACCAATGGATGATTTGGAGGGCAGTGTTCAACGTGTCGACAACTATTATTGGAGCAGGAATTATGTCAATCCCAGCAACTCTGAAGGTCTTAGGTGTTATTCCTGCATTTATGCTGATTGTTCTGGTTGCTATATTAGTAGAGATAACGGTAAATTTCATGTTGAGGGCCACGTATGCTGGCCAGTCGACGACGTACGCTGGATTGATGAAAGAGAATTTTGGAAAGACAGGTTCTTTGGCAGTACAAATTTGTGTAATGATCACTACTCTTGGTTGCTTGATCATGTACCTTATTATTATTG GAGATGTGTTCTCTGGAAAAGGAGAACATCTTGGTATTCTTCAAGAATGGTTTGGGATTCACTGGTGGAATTCTCGCTATCTATCGATCCTATTCACTGTCTTGTTTGTTGTGCTTCCTCTAGTCCTATACCGTCGTGTAG AATCATTATGGTTCAGTTCAGCAGTAGCGATTATCCTAGCGATTGTATTTGTCGGTATATGTACTGTCATGGCATTCATTGCAATCGCAAAAGGGCAAATAGTAAGGCCAAGAATGCTACCGGAGTTGAATAGTACTAAATCCTTCTTTAATCTTTTCACCGCCATCCCAGTAATTGTAACAGCTTTTGCATTTCACTTCAATG TTCATCCTATTGGAATTGAGCTAGGGAAACCTGGAGCTATGACCACTGCTGTCAAAATTTCACTAGTAATTTGTGCAGCCATATATTTTTCGATTGGCATTTTTGGATATCTTTTGTTTGGAGATTCAATAAATGCAGATATACTTGTAAATTTTGGAATGTCCTCTGGCAGTGTTGCAATCAGTCCTATTCTAAATGATGTGGTTCGCTTGAGCTATGCGCTTCACCTAATGCTGGTGTTTCCTCTCTTAAACTTCTCTCTGAGGGCCAATATCGACGAACTCATATTCCCTAAGAAAGAGCATTTGTCAACTGACACGAAACGATTCATGTACCTTACATTGATCTTGTTAGCCTTGTCATATTTAGTAGCCATTGCTATACCGTCAATATGGTACATTTACCAGTTTATGGGATCAACTTCAAATGCTTGCCTTGCCTTCATATTCCCAG AGATGTTCATGGTTTATCTTCAAGGAAAGACAAGATAA